The sequence below is a genomic window from Mycobacterium spongiae.
GTTGGGCGGCGCCACCGGGCAACTGCGCCGCATCGGCCGCGAACTGGCCCGCGAACCGGCCTAGGCCCCGCCCAGTGGCTCGACCGAGAGCGAGCGACGTGAACAGCCAGCCGCCCGCTAACCCGACGGTCACCCAGTTGTTGGCGCCGCTGGCTGAGGTCGCCGACCGGGGTGTCTATTTCGAGGACACCTTCATCAGCTGGCACGACCATGTCCGGCACGGCGCCGCGATCGCCGCCGCACTGCGTCAACGACTCGATCCGGCTCGTCCCCCACACGTCGGTGTGCTGCTGCAAAACACGCCGTTCTTCTCGGCGACATTGGTGGCGGCCGGATTGACGGGGATTGTGCCGGTTGGCCTCAATCCGGTGCGCCGCGGCGACGCGCTGGCCCGTGACATCGCCAAGGCGGATTGCCAATTGGTGCTGGCAGACGTGGGTTCGGCGGCGACCCTCGACGGTATCGAGCACCTGAACGTCGATTCGGCCGAGTGGGCCGAGGAGGTCGCCGCGCAGCGGGACGCGGAAGTCGTGTGTCAATCCGCGGATCCCGCGGATCTGTTCATGTTGATCTTCACGTCGGGCACCAGCGGAGACCCCAAAGCGGTGCGATGCAGCCACGGCAAGGTGGCGATCGCCGGCACGACGATGGCGCAGCGCTTCGATCTTGGGCGCGACGACGTCTGCTACGTGTCGATGCCGTTGTTTCATTCCAACGCCGTGCTGGTGGGCTGGGCGGTGGCCGCGGCATGTCAGGGCTCACTGGTGTTGCGGCGCAAGTTCTCGGCGTCGAACTTTCTGCCCGATGTCCGCCGCTATGGCGCCACCTATGCCAACTACGTGGGAAAGCCGCTGTCGTATGTGCTTGCCACACCTGAGCAGCCTGACGACGCCGACAACCCGTTGCGGGCGGTGTACGGCAACGAGGGCGTGGCCGCCGACGTCGAGCGCTTCGGACGCAGATTCGGCTGCATCGTCATGGACGGATTCGGTTCGACCGAGGGCGGGGTGGCGATCAGCCGCACGCCGGACACCCCGCAGGGCGCCCTGGGCCCGCTGCCCGACGGGATCCAGATCGTCGACCCCGATACCGGCGAGCAATGCCCGGTGGGCGTCGTGGGCGAGCTGGTCAACAGCGCCGGACCTGGTCGCTTCGAGGGCTACTACAACGACGAGGCCGCCGAATCCGAGCGGATGGCCGGCGGTGTGTACCACAGCGGCGACCTCGCCTACCGTGACGAGGCCGGCTACGTGTACTTCGCCGGGCGGCTCGGCGATTGGATGCGGGTCGACGGCGAAAATCTCGGTACGGCACCGATCGAGCGAGTTCTGCTGCGGTACCCCGAAAGTTCCGAGGTTGCGGTGTATGCGGTGCCCGATCCCGTCGTCGGCGACCAGGTGATGGCCGCAGTGGTGATGGCGCCTGGCGCGACGTTCGATGCCGACACCTTCCGGGACTTTCTCGCCGGGCAGACCGACCTCGGGCCCAAGCAGTGGCCGTCGTACGTGCGGGTCAGCCCGGGGTTACCACGCACCGCGACCTTCAAGGTGCTCAAGCGGCAGTTGTCCGCCGAGGGTGTCGACTGCAGCGATCCGGTGTGGCCCATTCACCGGTAGTTGCCCAGCAGAGGCGAGCGCCCCGATGCGATCCCGAAGCACCTCATGGTGTGGAGTGCGCATCGGACCGACGACATAACCGATCCACATGCTGAATAACGATCCACATACTGACACTGGTTGATTCGGTGGAACGGCTGAATGAGCCACCCGATCGAGATACGATCCGGTTCTAGCGATGCATGGGATGGCGGCTGGCTGGTGCCAGTCTGCCTGAGCAAGTGCGAGGTGCCGGATGTCGTTTGTGTTGGTAGCGCCACAGATAATGGAGTCCGTCGCCGCAGATGTGGGGCGGATTGGCGAGACGCTGGCAGCTGGCAACGCGGCCGCGGCAGCACAGACGACGGCGGTCGCGTCCGCCGCCGCGGACGAGGTGTCGGCGGCCATCGCCGCACTGTTCTCCGAGCACGCCCAGGGCTATCAGGCCGCCGCAGCGCGGGCGCAAGCATTTCACAGCGAGTTCGTCCGTACCCTGACCGCGGGTGCGGGCTCTTATGCCGCCGCCGAGGCGGCCGCCGCGGGACCGCTGCAGCCGATTATTGACGCGCTGCCCGCACCGTTGCAGACGCCGATAGAGACGTTCCTGTCGCGCCCGCTGATCGGCAATGGCGCCGACGCGACGACGCCGGGCGGCGACGGTGCCGACGGCGGATGGCTGTTTGGCAGCGGCGGCGCCGGCGCGGCCGGCGGGGCGGGCCAGGCCGGCGGCAACGGCGGCAACGCCGGGCTGTGGGGCAATGGCGGCCCCGGTGGCGCGGGCGGCAGCGGCGGCGCCGCTGGCGGCAACGGCGGCAACGCCGGGCTGCTCTTCGGCGGCGGGGGTGCCGGCGGCCTCGGTGGCGTCGGCGCCGCCGCCAGCACGGGCGGCATCGGCGGCAACGGCGGCAACGGCGCCGGGCTGATCGGCGCCGGCGGCGTCGGCGGCATGGGCGGCATGGGCGGCACCGGCGGCGGCACCGGCGGCACCGGCGGCAACGGTGGCGCCGGCGCGGGACTCTTCGGCGCCGCGGGCGCCGGCGGCGCTGGTGGGATCGGTGCCACCGGTACCGGTGGCGGGGGCAACGCCGGCGACGGCGGCCTCGGTGGCAACGGCGGAACCGGTGGGTTCCTCACCAACGGCGGCGCTGGCGGTGCCGGCGGCCAGGGCGGCGACGGCGCCGCCGGGGACAACGCCGGCCTCGGCGCCGGCGACGGTGGCGACGGCGGTCTCGGTGGCAACGGTGGCGAGGGCGGCGTGGGTGGTGGCGGCCCGGTGCTGTTCGGTACCGCTGGCGCCGGCGGGCTTGGCGGCCAAGGCGGCACGGGCGGCATCGGTGGCGAAGGTGGTCAGGGCACCACCTCGATCGCCGCCGGCACCGGCGGCGACGGCGGCACGGGCGGGTCTGCCGGTAGCGGCGGGGCCGCTGGCGCCGCCGGAATCTTTAGCACCGGGGGTCTGGCCGGTGGTGTTGGCTCCGGCGGCACCGGCGGCAACGGCGGCATGGGCGGCCAAGGCGCCAACGGCGTCTCCGCCGTCGGTGACGGTGGCGCCGGCGGCGGCGGCTTCGACGGTGGCGCTGGCGGCAGCGGCGGCACCGGCGGCGCGGCGGTGACCGGCGGGACCGCCGGCAATGGCGGCACCGGCGGCACGGGCGGCACCGGCGGCACGGGCGCCGCCGGCAACGACTCGACGACGTCTGGCACCAACGGCGGCCTCGGCGGCATCGGCGGCGGAGGCGGGGCAGCCGGCTCCGGCGGCGCGGCCGGCTCCGGCACCGGCGGGGTGGCCGGCAGCGACGGCGACGGCGGCAACGGCGGCAACGGCGGCAACGGCGGCAGCGCCACCGTCGCCGGCGCCGACGGCACCGACAACAGCGGCACCATGAACGCCACCGGTGGAAACGGGGTCGCAGGCGACGCCGGAGGCGCCGGCGGCGCCGGCGGCGCCTCCGGCGGAGCCGGCGGCACCGGTGGAACGGGCGGCAATGGCGGCAACGGCTCCAACGGCGGCAGCGGCGGCGCGGCCGGCAACTTGAGCACGAACGCCCCCACGGGTGGTGAGGGCGGCGCCGGCGGCGCCGGCGGCGCGGGCGGCGCGGCCGGTGCCGCGAACGGCGGCACCGCGGGCAGCACGGGTACCGGCGGCACCGGCGGCAACGGCGGCGCGGGCGGCCAGGGCGGCAGCGGCGCCGCCGGCACCGACAACAGCGGCAATGTCGGAGTCGCTGGCGGGACCGGCTTCAACGGCGGTGACGGCGGGGCGGGCGGCCTGGGCGGAGCCGCGGGCGCTAACGGCGGCACCGGCGGCGATGGCGGCATGGGCGGCACCGGCGGCGCCGCCGGCGCTGGCGGCGACGGTGGCAATGGCACCACCGGCACGGGCGCGGCGCCCGCCGGCGGGACCGGAGCCAACGGCGGCGCCGGCGGCACCGGCGGCGCGGGCGGCAACGGCGGCGCTGCTGGCGGCGCCGGCGGTAACGGCGGCGAGGGCGGCACGGGCGGTGCCGGCGGTGGGGGCGGCGCAGCCGGCGAGGGTGGTGCGGCCGATACCCCCAACGCTCTGGTCACCGATACCCCGAATGGAGGCGACGGCGGCACCGGCGGCGCCGGCGGCTTCGGTGGCGTGGGTGGCCAGGGCGGAGCCGCCGGAGCCGGCGCCTCGGTCGGCGGCGGCGACGGCGGCATGGGCGGCGAAGGCGGCTCGGCAGGCAACGGCGGAGCCGGCGGCGCCGGCGCGAGCGGTACCCTCGACGCGCCCCCAGGCAACGGCGGTAGTGGCGGCACCGGTGGCGACGCCGGCAACGGTGGACAGGGCGGCACCGGCGGTGCCGACGCTGCTGGCACATCCGCCGGCGACGGCGGCCAGGGCGGCACCGGCGGAAACGCCGGCGCAGGCGGTAACGGCGCCTTGGGCGCCGCCAACGGCGGTGACGGCACCGGAACGGTGTTTGCCGCCGGCAACGGCGGCAACGGCGGCAACGCCGGCATGGCCGGCCAGGGTGGAGCCGGCGGCCAAGGCGGCGACGCCAGCAACAACTTCAGCGGCGGCAACGGCGGCAACGGCGGCAACGGCGGCCTGGGCGCCAACGGCGGAGATGGCGCCGCCGGCACCGACGGCACGCAAAACCCCATCGGAAGCATCTTCATCGCCACGCCTGACGGCGGCACCGGCGGGTCCGGGGGCACCGGGAGCGGTGGCGGCCTACCCGGCGACGGCGGAGCTATCGGCAACCTCAGCAACGGCACCGCCGGCAGCCAGGGTACCGGCGGCGACGGCGGCAACGGCGGCGCCGGTGGCAAAGGCGGGGCCGGCGCCAACGGCGCCAACATCACCAACACAACCACAGTGCCGCAGGCTGCTGATGGCGGCGACGGCGCCGACGCTGACCCGACCGGTGGCAACGGTGACCCTGGTACTCCGGGCAGCCCCACCACCGGTCCTCCCCCCGTCACTCAAATCCAGCAGGGTGGTAATGGCGGAGACGGCGGCACTGGAACCAACAACAACGACAGCCAAACCGCCACCGGCGGAGAGGGCGGCGCAGGCGGCGACGGTAGTTTCTTGAATGGGCCCGGTGGCGACGGCGGCCTGGGCGGCGACGCCAACGCCACCGGCAAAGCCGGGACGGCAAACGCTGGCGAAGGCGGCGGCGGCGGGGACGGCGGGTCCGGTGGATTTGGGGCCGGTGGCAGTGGAGGCGCTGGCGGCGCCGCCACCGCCAACGCCGAAGACGGGGTGGCCAACGGCGGCAACGGCGGCAACGGCGGCAATGCCACCAACGGCACGACGACCCTACCCGACGGCACTATGGTTACCGCCGGCAATGGCGCCGCTGGCGGGAACGGCGGCAACGGAGGCCTCGCTACTGCGAACGGCACCAACGGGACAGCCGTCGGCGGCAACGGCGGCAACGGCGGCGACGGCAACCTCGGCTCGTTCAATGCCGGCAGTGGTGGCGCTGGCGGACAGGGCGGCGCGGGCGGCGCCGGTGGTTTCAACGGCGGCACCGGCGGCACTGGCGGCGCCGGCGGCGCTGGCGGGGCCGGCGGCGATGGCGCCGACGGCGGCCTCGGCGGCAACGGCGGCAACGGCGGCGGGGCTGTCGCAACCGGCAGCGGAAATGACACCACCGGCAACGGCGGCAACGGCGGCAACGGCGCCGACGCCGCGTTCGGCGCCGACGGTGGTACCGGCGGCGACGGCGGAGCTGGCGGCCTCTCCGGCGGCGGCGGTGCCGGCGATGGCGGAGCTGGCGGTGCGGGCGGAAATGGCGGCACCGGCGGAACTGGCGGCAACGGCGGGGACGGCGGCACCGGCACCGTGGCCGGCGACGATGGCACCGGCGGGAGCGGTGCCGACAGCGGCACCGGCGGTGACGGCGGCAGGGGCGGGAATGCCGGCAACGGCAATTCCGGCGGCACCGGCGGTGATGGCACGTCCAACAGCGGCAGCGGATCTGGCGGTGGCCAGGCCGGCGGCACCGGCGGTGACGGTACCGGCACGGGCGGCAGCGCCGGGGCTGCTGGAACCGTCTCCTGAGGTTGACGTCCCGCTAGCCGAGCATTGACGGCACCACGGCGTCGATCAGGTGCGGTCCGGGTTCGTCGAAAGCGGCACGCAGGGCGTCCGCGAACTCCTCGCAGGTTGTCGCCCGCCGAGCCGGCACCCCCATCCCCTCGGCGATCTTGACGAAATCCATTGCGGGGCGCGATATGTCAAGCAGATCCAGCGCTTTGGGACCGGGTTCGGATCCGGCGCCGACGCGCTGCAGCTCGATCCGCAGGATGTCATAGGCGCCGTTGTCGTAGATCACCGTGGTGACGTCCAGATTCTCTCGCGCCTGAGTCCACAATCCCGAGATCGTGTACATCGCCGACCCGTCGGATTCCAGGCACAGCACCCGACGATCGGGCGCGGCGACCGCGGCACCGACCGCGGCCGGTATGCCGTAGCCGATCGCCCCGCCAGTCAGCGTCAGCCAGTCATGGGCCGGCGCCCCGGCGGTGGCCTGCGGCAACAGCACGCCCGAGGTATTCGACTCGTCCACGACAATCGCCCCTTCGGGCAACAGTGCGCCGACGACGTCGGCGGCCGTCATTGAGGTCAGTGTCCCGGTCGGCAACTCCGGACGGGACGCGGCCGCCACCGATGCCACTGTGTCCGGCGCAACCTCGTCGGCCAACGCGGCCAACGCGGCCGCCGCACCGTGCTGTTCGCAGAGCACGTGTACCTCGCAGCCGGCCGGCACCAGATCGCTCGGCACGCCGGGATAGGCGAAGAACGACACCGGTGACTTGGCGCCGGCCAGCACCAGGTGCTTGACCCCGTCCAGCTGCGCGGTCGCGCCTTCAGCGAAATAGTTGAGCCGGTCGACGGCGGGGACACCGGCACCGCGCTCCCACCGCGTCGGGAATGTTTCGCACAACCAGCGGGCTCCGGTTGCCTCAACGACCCGCGCCGCCGCGGCCAGCCCGGGCCCGCGAGTCGCGTCCCCGCCGATCAGGATCATGGCGGGTTCTCCCGAGCGCAGCACCTCAGCGACCGGCCCGATGTCCACCGGCGTTCCAGCCGACGGCGCCGGAACACCCGCCGCCGGATGGGCGCCATCGGTCCAACACACATCAGCGGGCAGGATCAGCGTCGAGATCTGCGCGCCCGAACGGCTCGCGGCGATGGCCGCTTCGGCGTCGGCCCCGACCTGCGCGACGGCACCCGTCCGCCGCACCCAGGCCGAGACGGTGCCGGCGACCGCGTCGATGTCGGATTCCAGCGGGGCGTCGTACTTCTTGTGATGGATCGCATGGTCGCCGACAACGACCACCATCGGCACCCGGGCGCGACGCGCGTTGTGCAGGTTGGCCAGACCATTGCCCAGACCCGGCCCCAAATGCAGCAGCACCGCCGCCGGCCGGTCGGCGATCCGCGCATAACCATCCGCGGCACCAGTGGCCACGCCTTCGAAGAGGGTCAGCACTCCGCGCATGCGGGGGACGGTGTCCAGCGCCGCCACAAAGTGCATCTCCGAGGTGCCCGGGTTGGCGAAACACACATCCACACCCCCATCGACCAACGTGTTGATCAAGGCCTGGGCACCATTCACGGATCTACTCCCCTCTCTTGGGACATCGGGCGAGCCGAAAGACCCGCTCGGCGTTGTCGTGCAGAAAGTCGCGACGAGCCTCGTCGCTGAGGCCGAGGTCGTCAAAGCCGGCCAGGGCGTGCGCATGCGCGATCATCGGGTAGTTGGTCCCGAACATGACTTTGCGTTGTCCCGTACCGGTTTTCATGAACCGGACTAGCTCGGGCGGTAGCCGCTTGATCGTGTATGCCGAGGTGTCGATGTAGACGTTCTCGTGCTTGCGGGCGACCGCGACCATCTCCTCGGTCCACGGATAGCCAATGTGTCCGCACACGATCACGAGCTCCGGAAAGTCGAGGGCCACCTGATCGATGTAGGGAATCGGGCGGCCGGTCTCCGACGGCCGCAGCGGGCCGGTGTGACCAACCTGAGTGCAGAATGGCACGGCCGACTCCACACATTCGGCGAACAGCGGGTAGTACCGGCGATCGGTCGGCGGCGCGTTCCACAGCCACGGCACCACCCGTAGACCGATGAACCCTTCACTGACTCGACGCCTCAGCTCGCGGACGGCCGCCATCGGGCGGTCCAAGTCGACCGCCGCCAGACCAGCAAACCTGTCCGGGTACAACCGGATCCATTCCGCAACCTGGTCGTTGGAGATCAGATCCTGCGCTACCGGGCCACACCACGCGCTGAGCAGGCCGAAACCCACATCGGCGGCATCCATCGACGCTACGGTCACCTCGATCGGGATGTCGCCATCCGGTATCGACCCACCGGTCCAGCGCCGCAGCGAAGCCATCATGTCGCTGCGCAGAAACCCTTGGGTCGGATGCTGCATCCACACATCGATCGTCATCGCGCTTCAGACTGTAGACGCTCGGGAGCCAATTACCACCCCTGCACCCTCGCAATCGGGGCGAGGCGCCGGAGGCCGCTCATATCGTCCAAGCAGGACACGCTAGACCAGCCGAAGGTTGGTCCCCTCATCAGGCGGGGCGAGCCGCCAGGCCGCGAGCTCGCTACACCGGAGCGCGGCGCGCCCGGATCACCCAGGATCAGGCGCCAGTGCTCTCCTGATTGGCACGCACGTCGTCGGCGGGGCGTGCCTCGGTCTGCTCCTTGGCCCAGCGGTAGTCCGGCTTGCCGGCGGGTGTGCGCTTCACCTCATCGACGAGCCAAAGGCTGCGCGGCACTTTATATCCCGCGATCTCGGAACGCACGAAACCGTCCAGTTCGGCTAACGCCGGCCGGCATCCGGGCCGGGCCGCAACGACGGCCGCCACGTGCTGGCCGTAGCGCGGATCCGGCACACCGACCACCAGGGCATCGAATACATCGGGGTGGCCCTTGAGCGCCGCCTCCACTTCTTCCGGGTAGATCTTTTCCCCGCCGCTGTTGATCGATACCGAGCCCCGACCCAGCATGGTGACCGTGCCGTCCTCCTCGACCTGCGCGTAGTCACCGGGGATCGCGTAACGGACTCCGTTGATGGTCTTGAACGTCTCAGCGGTCTTCTTCTCGTCTTTGTAGTAGCCGACGGGAATGTTGCCCTTCTTGGCGATGACGCCGCGCACGCCTGAGCCGGGCTGCACCTCGTTGCCGTCGTCGTCGA
It includes:
- the fadD17 gene encoding long-chain-fatty-acid--CoA ligase FadD17, yielding MNSQPPANPTVTQLLAPLAEVADRGVYFEDTFISWHDHVRHGAAIAAALRQRLDPARPPHVGVLLQNTPFFSATLVAAGLTGIVPVGLNPVRRGDALARDIAKADCQLVLADVGSAATLDGIEHLNVDSAEWAEEVAAQRDAEVVCQSADPADLFMLIFTSGTSGDPKAVRCSHGKVAIAGTTMAQRFDLGRDDVCYVSMPLFHSNAVLVGWAVAAACQGSLVLRRKFSASNFLPDVRRYGATYANYVGKPLSYVLATPEQPDDADNPLRAVYGNEGVAADVERFGRRFGCIVMDGFGSTEGGVAISRTPDTPQGALGPLPDGIQIVDPDTGEQCPVGVVGELVNSAGPGRFEGYYNDEAAESERMAGGVYHSGDLAYRDEAGYVYFAGRLGDWMRVDGENLGTAPIERVLLRYPESSEVAVYAVPDPVVGDQVMAAVVMAPGATFDADTFRDFLAGQTDLGPKQWPSYVRVSPGLPRTATFKVLKRQLSAEGVDCSDPVWPIHR
- a CDS encoding PE family protein, whose amino-acid sequence is MSFVLVAPQIMESVAADVGRIGETLAAGNAAAAAQTTAVASAAADEVSAAIAALFSEHAQGYQAAAARAQAFHSEFVRTLTAGAGSYAAAEAAAAGPLQPIIDALPAPLQTPIETFLSRPLIGNGADATTPGGDGADGGWLFGSGGAGAAGGAGQAGGNGGNAGLWGNGGPGGAGGSGGAAGGNGGNAGLLFGGGGAGGLGGVGAAASTGGIGGNGGNGAGLIGAGGVGGMGGMGGTGGGTGGTGGNGGAGAGLFGAAGAGGAGGIGATGTGGGGNAGDGGLGGNGGTGGFLTNGGAGGAGGQGGDGAAGDNAGLGAGDGGDGGLGGNGGEGGVGGGGPVLFGTAGAGGLGGQGGTGGIGGEGGQGTTSIAAGTGGDGGTGGSAGSGGAAGAAGIFSTGGLAGGVGSGGTGGNGGMGGQGANGVSAVGDGGAGGGGFDGGAGGSGGTGGAAVTGGTAGNGGTGGTGGTGGTGAAGNDSTTSGTNGGLGGIGGGGGAAGSGGAAGSGTGGVAGSDGDGGNGGNGGNGGSATVAGADGTDNSGTMNATGGNGVAGDAGGAGGAGGASGGAGGTGGTGGNGGNGSNGGSGGAAGNLSTNAPTGGEGGAGGAGGAGGAAGAANGGTAGSTGTGGTGGNGGAGGQGGSGAAGTDNSGNVGVAGGTGFNGGDGGAGGLGGAAGANGGTGGDGGMGGTGGAAGAGGDGGNGTTGTGAAPAGGTGANGGAGGTGGAGGNGGAAGGAGGNGGEGGTGGAGGGGGAAGEGGAADTPNALVTDTPNGGDGGTGGAGGFGGVGGQGGAAGAGASVGGGDGGMGGEGGSAGNGGAGGAGASGTLDAPPGNGGSGGTGGDAGNGGQGGTGGADAAGTSAGDGGQGGTGGNAGAGGNGALGAANGGDGTGTVFAAGNGGNGGNAGMAGQGGAGGQGGDASNNFSGGNGGNGGNGGLGANGGDGAAGTDGTQNPIGSIFIATPDGGTGGSGGTGSGGGLPGDGGAIGNLSNGTAGSQGTGGDGGNGGAGGKGGAGANGANITNTTTVPQAADGGDGADADPTGGNGDPGTPGSPTTGPPPVTQIQQGGNGGDGGTGTNNNDSQTATGGEGGAGGDGSFLNGPGGDGGLGGDANATGKAGTANAGEGGGGGDGGSGGFGAGGSGGAGGAATANAEDGVANGGNGGNGGNATNGTTTLPDGTMVTAGNGAAGGNGGNGGLATANGTNGTAVGGNGGNGGDGNLGSFNAGSGGAGGQGGAGGAGGFNGGTGGTGGAGGAGGAGGDGADGGLGGNGGNGGGAVATGSGNDTTGNGGNGGNGADAAFGADGGTGGDGGAGGLSGGGGAGDGGAGGAGGNGGTGGTGGNGGDGGTGTVAGDDGTGGSGADSGTGGDGGRGGNAGNGNSGGTGGDGTSNSGSGSGGGQAGGTGGDGTGTGGSAGAAGTVS
- a CDS encoding acetolactate synthase large subunit, coding for MNGAQALINTLVDGGVDVCFANPGTSEMHFVAALDTVPRMRGVLTLFEGVATGAADGYARIADRPAAVLLHLGPGLGNGLANLHNARRARVPMVVVVGDHAIHHKKYDAPLESDIDAVAGTVSAWVRRTGAVAQVGADAEAAIAASRSGAQISTLILPADVCWTDGAHPAAGVPAPSAGTPVDIGPVAEVLRSGEPAMILIGGDATRGPGLAAAARVVEATGARWLCETFPTRWERGAGVPAVDRLNYFAEGATAQLDGVKHLVLAGAKSPVSFFAYPGVPSDLVPAGCEVHVLCEQHGAAAALAALADEVAPDTVASVAAASRPELPTGTLTSMTAADVVGALLPEGAIVVDESNTSGVLLPQATAGAPAHDWLTLTGGAIGYGIPAAVGAAVAAPDRRVLCLESDGSAMYTISGLWTQARENLDVTTVIYDNGAYDILRIELQRVGAGSEPGPKALDLLDISRPAMDFVKIAEGMGVPARRATTCEEFADALRAAFDEPGPHLIDAVVPSMLG
- a CDS encoding amidohydrolase family protein, producing the protein MTIDVWMQHPTQGFLRSDMMASLRRWTGGSIPDGDIPIEVTVASMDAADVGFGLLSAWCGPVAQDLISNDQVAEWIRLYPDRFAGLAAVDLDRPMAAVRELRRRVSEGFIGLRVVPWLWNAPPTDRRYYPLFAECVESAVPFCTQVGHTGPLRPSETGRPIPYIDQVALDFPELVIVCGHIGYPWTEEMVAVARKHENVYIDTSAYTIKRLPPELVRFMKTGTGQRKVMFGTNYPMIAHAHALAGFDDLGLSDEARRDFLHDNAERVFRLARCPKRGE